The following proteins are co-located in the Xiphophorus hellerii strain 12219 chromosome 2, Xiphophorus_hellerii-4.1, whole genome shotgun sequence genome:
- the lamb4 gene encoding laminin subunit beta-4, giving the protein MILIFVFVCLPAVKPQDLQDQCPGGSCHPQLGDLMVGREAQLSASSTCGVDGPQNYCIVGYLEGEKKCFTCDSRLPFSPQGNPQSHRIENVITTFDSDRRLKWWQSENGVHQVSIQLDLETVFQFSHLVLTFKSFRPAAMLVERSKDFGRSWKVFRYFADDCSLHFPSVPAEPASFIDDVVCDRRYSGPEPSAGGEVVLKALDPVFEIDDPYAPNIQELITLTNIRVNFTRLFTLGDTLLARRRRDPQEKYYYSLYSMVVQGSCFCNGHASRCVPVDGGRGDVFTQSDMVHGRCVCQHNTAGENCERCQPFHNDSPWKPGGETTPNICRRCNCHGHSDSCHFDAARYEETGGASGGVCDDCRHDRTGPQCERCRPFLYQDPQRALEDPHACIPCDCDPAGSHSGGLCDASSGRCLCKENVEGQRCDRCKHGFFNLRSDNPAGCEVCRCHGLGSVGPCDPLTGSCKCEPMATGLLCDHCVAGFWGLGNSVFKCSPCDCDVGGASSNMCSSEDGQCSCLPNMVGRRCSDPAPGYFLPSLIYFLYEAELAAQLTGGSSSPTPSPLPVFPSSSPLVNPALLPSCEQYFRRQGYDFRISNGKVILIRRPRHLTRRRRRQNTNPLNRGPLQILPHQGSPEQSGTGLGLVRVTEGVGLRFTVDNLPTSMEYQLVIRYESESVTDWVARVNIITLSPGDGGCSDDPPSGSLTLILPRSSRLSVLDSRVCLNARGRYYVEIFFDRQQRSDYAPLLVDSMGLVQSFYSVQDFCSQSDFDSFSHFRCVGLDVYLGSQESLPKICEGLIKSLSARIHNGAVACTCNVIGSLGSGCSTLGGLCDCKPSVIGRCCDACAPLTFGFGPEGCKRCECDPQGSLSEACDPSGGQCACRPRVSGRRCDRCESGFWGFPLCQPCDCNGLSETCDGWTGQCVNCREHSSGLHCDRCVEGYYGNPVSRQPCQPCLCPDILSSGRFFASSCRYDPQSVRVSCSCREGHTGERCDRCSSGFYGDLRLPGAVCRACSCNNNIDPDDSDACDGTTGECLRCLHYTTGPRCQFCKPGYYGNALQHNCKECSCDRRGTKATLCPLESPCFCNRETGQCPCRTGVVGNLCDECEDGFWNLDGASGCQPCSCDPSNSVSNICDKVSGQCPCRPEFGGRQCDECGENYFGNPNLQCFSCDCNLEGTQRPSCDPETGECICRTGVTGILCDECTPGYSSEFPACEKCHECMVLWSENVTDVQRAAQRMRTFILLHGNTQHSTHSQYWQRMLEIHSRLDSFGNMTGFSLPKLEKVEKLYMKIRKMKDAVDTNIILIDPSVLLNNEINNINVEFQKMLKNLKDKLIKDPNKKETQPVEEMLQEIQKLHKTFMSDEKRVRNSSKAVEDSMDTRWETRRKLSMWSSREDLATLEKKVKELNMRQLNQKVCGQPDPEDCSGCPGGQICDGAVPHAQKASETAEKVKERLIKFPSSLDESKKKISDVQQVAQDTKDQAQDLQRQISDITKSVEREKNKTRELIQRVKQYLMDEMVPPGDIEKMANAVLRIQLPRSPAEIQSMINEINKLLNNKFQEDLKKLQDEAKTAQELLQKATEVKEQTKNINVKDILGDIIAADTAQSKANDDLEVANKDRDDANDRIQEMENKLNDIEDKLMNQTVGLLEESEALKNKTEQNREMAKEARETAESALTNISNDRELQGVQEQFELLKQKHLNKTLEDGAADRLQKILKEIEDMQRQMEDRLQQIEDVEQKIQLLIQRKEEKIVEVADLLNTVESLQKEIISKAQYYVTCSS; this is encoded by the exons ATGATCctcatctttgtttttg TTTGTCTCCCGGCGGTAAAACCCCAGGACCTCCAGGACCAGTGCCCTGGCGGCTCCTGTCACCCTCAGCTTGGTGACCTGATGGTGGGACGGGAAGCGCAGCTCTCAGCCTCGTCCACCTGCGGTGTGGACGGAccccagaactactgcatcgtTGGATACCTGGAG ggggagaaaaaatgtttcacatgtgACTCCCGACTGCCGTTTAGTCCCCAAGGCAACCCACAGAGCCATCGTATCGAGAACGTCATCACAACGTTTGACTCTGACAGACGACTGAAGTGGTGGCAGTCTGAGAACG GAGTTCATCAAGTCAGCATCCAGTTGGACCTGGAGACTGTCTTCCAGTTCAGCCACCTGGTCCTCACCTTCAAG AGCTTCAGGCCTGCAGCCATGCTGGTGGAGCGTTCGAAGGATTTTGGACGAAGCTGGAAAGTTTTTCGCTACTTTGCAGACGATTGTTCCCTTCATTTTCCTTCAGTTCCTGCAGAACCTGCCAGCTTCATTGACGATGTTGTCTGTGACAGAAGATactctggaccagaaccatCCGCAGGTGGAGAG GTGGTGCTAAAAGCTCTGGATCCTGTCTTTGAAATAGATGACCCATATGCTCCAAACATTCAAG AGCTGATCACCTTGACGAATATCCGTGTGAACTTCACTCGTCTCTTCACGCTTGGTGACACGCTGCTGGCTCGCAGACGCAGAGATCCTCAGGAGAAATATTATTACTCGCTTTACAGCATGGTGGTTCAGGGAAGCTGCTTCTGTAACGGACACGCCAGCCGCTGTGTCCCTGTGGACGGAGGACGTGGGGACGTCTTCACCCAGTCTGACATG gtTCACGGTCGCTGTGTCTGTCAGCACAACACAGCTGGGGAGAACTGTGAGAGATGTCAGCCGTTTCACAATGACTCCCCCTGGAAGCCTGGAGGAGAAACTACACCCAACATCTGCAGGa GGTGTAACTGTCACGGTCACTCAGACTCATGTCACTTTGATGCTGCTCGCTACGAAGAGACCGGAGGTGCAAGTGGCGGCGTGTGTGACGACTGCCGCCATGACAGGACGGGGCCTCAGTGCGAGCGCTGTCGACCTTTCCTGTATCAGGACCCGCAGAGGGCGCTAGAGGACCCTCACGCCTGCATAC CGTGTGACTGCGACCCCGCCGGCTCCCACAGCGGCGGTTTGTGTGATGCTTCAAGCGGTCGGTGTTTGTGTAAGGAAAACGTGGAGGGTCAACGCTGTGATCGCTGCAAACATGGTTTCTTCAATTTGAGATCGGACAACCCGGCTGGGTGTGAAG TCTGCAGGTGCCACGGCTTGGGAAGTGTTGGACCATGCGATCCGCTTACAGGGAGCTGTAAATGTGAGCCAATGGCCACCGGGCTGCTGTGTGATCATTGTGTG GCAGGTTTCTGGGGTTTGGGAAACTCAGTCTTCAAATGTTCACCCTGTGACTGTGATGTTGGCGGAGCTAGCAGCAACAT GTGTTCTTCAGAGGATGGACAGTGTTCCTGTTTACCCAACATGGTGGGCCGGCGCTGCTCTGACCCTGCACCTGGTTACTTCCTGCCTTCGCTCATCTACTTCCTGTATGAGGCGGAACTCGCTGCACAGCTGACAGGAGGGAGTTCCTCCCCTactccttctcctcttcctgtttttccctcttcctctccactg gtGAATCCCGCCCTTTTGCCTTCATGTGAGCAGTATTTCAGACGTCAGGGCTATGACTTCCGAATCTCCAATGGAAAAGTGATTTTGATACGGAGGCCTCGTCATCTCACCCGTCGGAGGAGACGG CAGAATACCAACCCTTTGAACCGGGGGCCCCTGCAGATCCTTCCCCACCAGGGCTCACCTGAGCAGTCAGGAACTGGTCTGGGATTGGTCAGAGTGACAGAGGGGGTGGGGCTTAGATTCACTGTGGACAACCTGCCAACATCAATGGAGTACCAACTGGTGATCCGCTATGAATCTGAG TCTGTCACCGATTGGGTGGCGAGAGTGAACATCATCACGCTGTCACCAGGCGATGGAGGCTGCAGTGACGACCCTCCATCAGGAAGTCTGACACTGATCCTCCCCAGAAGCTCCAG attaaGTGTTCTGGATTCCCGGGTGTGTCTGAACGCCAGAGGTCGATACTATGTGGAGATTTTCTTTGACAGGCAGCAAAGATCAGACTACGCTCCTCTGCTGGTCGACTCG atgggaCTGGTTCAGAGTTTCTATTCAGTCCAAGACTTCTGCTCCCAGAGTGACTTTGACTCTTTCAGTCACTTTCGCTGCGTTGGATTGGACGTGTATCTCGGTTCTCAGGAGTCACTTCCAAAAATCTGCGAAGGACTGATCAAGAGTCTGTCGGCACGCATCCACAACGGAGCTGTGG CCTGCACGTGTAACGTTATTGGTTCTCTTGGATCGGGATGCAGTACGCTGGGCGGGTTATGTGATTGTAAGCCCAGCGTGATCGGCCGTTGCTGTGACGCTTGTGCACCTCTGACCTTTGGGTTTGGAcctgaaggctgtaaac GATGTGAGTGCGACCCTCAAGGTTCTCTGTCGGAGGCGTGTGACCCGAGCGGAGGTCAGTGTGCGTGTCGCCCCCGGGTATCCGGTCGACGCTGCGATCGATGCGAATCTGGATTCTGGGGATTCCCGCTGTGTCAGCCTTGTGACTGCAACGGCCTGTCGGAAACCTGCGATGGATGGACCGGACAGTGTGTGAACTGCAGGGAGCACAGCAGCGGGCTGCACTGTGACAG GTGTGTGGAGGGTTACTATGGCAACCCGGTCTCCAGGCAACCCTGTCAGCCCTGCCTGTGCCCTGATATCCTGAGCAGCGGACGGTTCTTCGCCTCTTCCTGTCGATACGACCCGCAGTCCGTCAGAGTGAGCTGCTCCTGCAGGGAGGGACACACAG GTGAACGATGTGACAGGTGCAGTTCGGGTTTCTACGGCGACCTGAGGTTGCCAGGTGCTGTCTGCAGGGCGTGCTCCTGCAACAACAACATCGACCCGGACGACAGCGATGCCTGCGACGGCACAACCGGAGAATGTCTCCGCTGCCTTCACTACACAACGGGTCCACGGTGCCAGTTCTGCAAGCCTGGTTACTATGGCAACGCCCTGCAACACAACTGTAAAG AATGCTCCTGTGATCGCCGGGGGACCAAGGCGACTCTATGTCCCCTGGAGAGCCCCTGCTTCTGCAACAGGGAGACAGGACAGTGTCCCTGCAGGACGGGTGTGGTGGGAAATCTCTGTGATGAATGTGAGGACGGGTTCTGGAACCTGGACGGAGCGTCGGGGTGTCAGCCCTGCAGCTGTGACCCGTCTAACTCCGTCTCTAACATCTGCGATAAG GTGTCGGGACAGTGTCCCTGTCGTCCTGAGTTTGGAGGAAGACAGTGTGATGAATGTGGAGAAAACTATTTTGGGAATCCAAACCTGCAGTGCTTTT CTTGTGACTGTAACCTTGAGGGAACGCAGCGCCCGTCGTGTGACCCTGAAACTGGTGAGTGCATCTGTCGGACTGGCGTCACCGGTATCCTCTGTGACGAGTGCACTCCAGGCTACAGCTCAGAGTTTCCTGCCTGTGAGAAATGCCATGAATGCATGGTTCTGTGGTCCGAAAACGTCACTGACGTCCAGCGAGCCGCCCAAAGGATGAGGACGTTCATCCTTCTCCATGGCAACACCCAGCATTCCACTCACAGTCAGTACTGGCAACGGATGCTGGAGATTCACTCCAGACTGGACAGCTTTGGCAACATGACTGGTTTCTCTCTGCCAAAGCTGGAGAAGGTAGAGAAACTCTACATGAAGATTAG GAAGATGAAAGATGCTGTTGACACCAACATAATTCTGATCGACCCGTCTGTCCTCCTTAACAATGAAATCAATAACATTAACGTAGAGTTTCAGAAGATGCTAAAAAACTTGAAGGATAAACTCATCAAGGATCCAAACAAGAAAGAAACTCAGCCAGTGGAAG AGATGCTGCAGGAGATCCAGAAGCTTCATAAAACCTTCATGTCAGACGAAAAGCGGGTGAGAAACTCCAGTAAAGCTGTGGAGGACTCCATGGACACCAGATGGGAGACTAGGCGCAAACTGAGCATGTGGAGCAGCAGAGAAGATCTGGCAACTCTGGAGAAGAAGGTCAAGGAGCTCAACATGCGCCAACTCAACCAAAAG GTCTGCGGGCAACCGGATCCGGAGGACTGCTCTGGATGTCCCGGAGGTCAGATCTGTGATGGAGCTGTTCCTCATGCCCAGAAAGCTTCTGAGACGGCAGAGAAAGTAAAAGAGCGACTCATCAAATTCCCATCCAGCCTGGACGAGTCAAAGAAAAAG ATCAGTGATGTCCAGCAAGTGGCTCAGGACACCAAAGACCAGGCCCAAGACCTGCAGCGCCAGATCAGCGACATCACCAAATcagtggagagagagaaaaacaaaaccagagagCTCATCCAGAGAGTCAAACAATATCTGATGG ATGAAATGGTTCCTCCAGGTGACATTGAGAAAATGGCGAACGCTGTCCTGAGGATCCAGCTACCACGATCACCTGCTGAGATCCAATCGATGATCAatgagatcaataaacttttgaACAACAAATTCCAGGAGGACCTGAAGAAGCTGCAGGATGAAGCCAAAACAGCTCAGGAGCTTCTGCAGAAAGCGACAGAAGTCAA ggAGCAAACTAAAAACATCAACGTTAAAGACATCCTCGGTGACATTATTGCTGCAGACACAGCTCAGAGCAAAGCCAACGATGACCTGGAGGTGGCAAATAAGGACAGAGACGACGCCAATGACCGAATCCAAGAG atggaaaacaaactgaacgACATTGAGGATAAGCTGATGAACCAGACTGTAGGTCTGCTGGAGGAGAGTGAagctctgaaaaataaaacagagcaaaacaGAGAGATGGCAAAAGAGGCCAGAGAAACTGCTGAGTCAGCATTGACCAACATTTCTAATGACAgg GAGCTGCAAGGAGTTCAGGAGCAGTTTGAGCTTTTAAAGCAGAAGCACTTGAACAAAACACTTGAAGACGGAGCCGCAGATCGACtgcagaaaatcctgaaggagatCGAAGATATGCAGAGACAAATGGAGGACAGACTCCAACAGATAGAAG ACGTGGAGCAGAAGATCCAGCTGCTGATCcagaggaaggaggagaaaaTAGTCGAGGTGGCCGATCTGCTGAACACGGTGGAGTCACTTCAAAAGGAAATCATCTCTAAAGCTCAATATTACGTCACATGTTCCTCATAA
- the LOC116709626 gene encoding gamma-crystallin M3-like, giving the protein MIALSLLQLHANNMSTTDMNMMSRVIFYEDRNFQGRSYDCSSDCADMSSYLSRCHSCRVERGCFMVYDRTNYMGNQYFMRRGEYADYMSMMGMSDSIRSCRMIPMYRGSYTMRIYERENYGGQMYEMMDDCDNIMDRYRMSNCMSCHVMDGHWLMYEQPHYRGRMMYMRPGEYRNFTNMGWSNMRFMSMRRIMDAYY; this is encoded by the exons ATGATTGCACTGAGCCTCCTCCAGCTCCACGCCAACAACATGTCCACCACAGACATGAACATGATGAGCAGG GTCATCTTCTACGAGGACAGGAACTTCCAGGGGCGTTCCTATGACTGCAGCAGCGACTGCGCTGACATGTCCTCCTACCTGAGCAGGTGTCACTCCTGCAGGGTGGAGAGAGGCTGCTTCATGGTCTATGACCGCACCAACTACATGGGCAACCAGTACTTCATGAGAAGGGGAGAATATGCCGACTACATGAGCATGATGGGAATGAGCGACTCCATCAGGTCCTGCCGCATGATCCCCATG TACCGCGGCTCCTACACGATGAGGATCTATGAGAGGGAGAACTACGGAGGCCAGATGTACGAGATGATGGACGACTGCGACAACATCATGGACCGCTACCGCATGTCCAACTGCATGTCGTGTCACGTGATGGACGGACACTGGCTGATGTATGAGCAGCCCCACTACAGAGGCAGGATGATGTACATGAGGCCTGGAGAGTACAGGAACTTTACGAACATGGGCTGGAGCAACATGAGGTTCATGAGCATGAGGCGCATCATGGACGCCTACTATTAA